From Glycine max cultivar Williams 82 chromosome 11, Glycine_max_v4.0, whole genome shotgun sequence, the proteins below share one genomic window:
- the LOC100807535 gene encoding EEF1A lysine methyltransferase 4, which produces MEDTPTPSTALTYLNPSYWDERFSKEEQYEWFKDYSHFRHLIQPHLTPHSAVLELGCGNSQMCEQLHKDGTTNITCIDLSPVAVQNMQKRLLSRGFKDIKVLQADMLELPFEDECFDLVIEKGTMDVLFVDSGDPWNPKPETIFKVMATLKGVHRVLKAGGTFISVTFGQPHFRRPIFNAPDFNWSVEWTTFGETFHYFVYVLKKGQRSSYDDIPPVKRFEASPINLLHEELESEDFAFRINVDELNY; this is translated from the exons ATGGAAGATACGCCAACACCTTCAACTGCTTTGACCTACCTTAATCCTTCCTACTG GGACGAGAGGTTCTCGAAGGAGGAGCAATACGAGTGGTTCAAGGATTATTCCCATTTTCGCCACTTGATTCAACCCCATCTCACGCCCCATTCCGCT GTCCTGGAGCTTGGGTGTGGAAACTCACAAATGTGTGAACAGTTGCATAAGGATGGCACAACCAACATAACTTGCATTGACCTTTCACCTGTTGCAGTTCAAAACATGCAAAAACGGCTATTGTCCCGGGGATTCAAAG ACATAAAAGTGCTGCAAGCTGATATGCTAGAGCTACCTTTTGAGGATGAATGTTTTGATTTGGTTATTGAGAAAGGAACTATG gaTGTATTGTTCGTGGACAGTGGTGACCCATGGAATCCAAAGCCTGAAACTATATTCAAGGTCATGGCCACATTGAAAGGTGTTCACAGGGTTTTGAAAGCTGGTGGCACATTTATCTCAGTAACTTTTGGCCAG CCACATTTCAGGCGCCCTATATTTAATGCACCAGATTTCAACTGGTCTGTTGAGTGGACTACTTTTGGTGAAACCTTTCACTATTTTGTCTATGTTCTGAAGAAG GGACAGAGATCATCATATGATGATATTCCACCTGTTAAGAGGTTTGAAGCATCACCTATTAATTTACTTCATGAAGAGTTAGAAAGTGAAGATTTTGCTTTCCGGATCAATGTTGACGAGTTGAACTATTAG